A single Anopheles funestus chromosome 2RL, idAnoFuneDA-416_04, whole genome shotgun sequence DNA region contains:
- the LOC125766663 gene encoding sodium-coupled monocarboxylate transporter 1: MAGLNVDDVKVSLQKFGLYDYVVFVLMLMSCAMIGVYFGFLKKKAKKGEAEADYLVGNRQMKVIPVSLSLIASFISGISLLGTPTEIYLYGVQYMYIVGGVITMGFIMMYFYLPVFHNLKLTSTYQYLQTRFDRRMRLFGSILFTLATMAWLPIVIYVPALAFNQVTGINVHLITPIVCVICIFYTCVGGLKAVVWTDVVQTVLMFGAMVLIIVKGTLDVGGLSVVMDRAKASGRIEGPDLRFDMTTRHNIYSCVIGGVVYWLKTNAVSQNMIQRYLSLPTMAAAKKALWTFIFGTLVLLALCCYSGLLIYAKYYDCDPLTTKLANAKDQLLPLLVMDTLGDFPGLPGLFVAGVFSAALSSLSTGLNSMSAVVLEDFFKPFSNRPLSEKQTSIIMRAVVAVFGTMCVALVLVVEKLGSVLQLSMSLGSVSNGPLLGIFTLGVLIPWANGTGAIVGGSVGLAVMIWICLKAQLAIATGELTFELKPVDTRGCSYHFIATEPMSMLAINTTVPPIESTPAEPEFALYHISYLWYTTMGALITIVIAVIVSFIVGPNKPDEMNPNLFSPFIQRILMRRRIAARTQLEMATGGIKEIIQ; encoded by the exons ATGGCCGGACTTAACGTCGACGACGTTAAGGTTTCCCTCCAGAAGTTTGGCCTGTACGATTATGTGGTGTTTGTGTTGATGCTAATGAGCTGTGCCATGATTGGAGTTTATTTTGGGTTTCTCAAGAAGAAAGCCAAAAAAGGTGAAGCTGAGGCCGACTACTTAGTGGGCAATCGACAGATGAAAGTGATTCCGGTGTCATTATCCTTGATAGCGAG TTTCATCTCCGGCATATCACTGCTCGGCACACCGACCGAGATTTATCTTTACGGCGTGCAGTACATGTACATTGTTGGTGGAGTGATTACCATGGGTTTCATCATGATGTATTTCTATCTGCCCGTATTTCACAACCTTAAGCTAACGTCTACCTACCAA TATCTTCAAACTCGCTTCGATCGGCGAATGCGTCTCTTTGGTTCAATTCTTTTTACCTTGGCCACG ATGGCGTGGCTGCCAATAGTGATCTACGTTCCAGCGCTCGCATTCAACCAGGTGACGGGCATCAATGTGCATCTCATCACACCGATCGTGTGCGTCATCTGCATCTTTTACACCTGCGTCGGTGGACTGAAAGCCGTCGTATGGACCGATGTCGTTCAGACGGTGCTCATGTTCGGCGCAATGGTTCTGATTATTGTCAAAGGAACACTGGACGTTGGCGGTCTGTCGGTGGTGATGGATCGCGCAAAAGCAAGCGGCCGTATAGAGGGACCAGATCTTCGCTTTGATATGACCACACGCCACAACATCTACTCCTGTGTGATTGGTGGTGTTGTGTACTGGCTTAAAACGAACGCCGTCAGTCAAAACATGATACAACGATATCTTTCCCTTCCGACGATGgccgcagccaaaaaggctcTTTGGACATTTATCTTCGGAACGTTGGTACTGCTGGCGTTGTGTTGCTACAGTGGACTGCTAATTTACGCCAAGTACTATGACTGTGATCCTCTCACTACCAAACTTGCCAATGCAAAAGATCAGCTGTTGCCACTACTGGTGATGGACACGTTGGGAGACTTCCCGGGACTTCCGGGACTGTTCGTCGCGGGAGTATTCTCCGCTGCCTTAAGCTCACTATCCACGGGGTTAAACTCAATGTCCGCTGTGGTGTTGGAAGATTTCTTTAAGCCTTTCTCGAATCGTCCACTTTCTGAGAAACAAACATC CATTATCATGCGAGCAGTGGTGGCTGTTTTTGGTACAATGTGTGTTGCCTTAGTGCTGGTGGTAGAAAAACTCGGTTCCGTTCTTCAACTGTCTATGAGCCTTGGCAGTGTAAGCAATGGTCCTTTGTTAGGCATATTTACACTAGGAGTTCTAATTCCGTGGGCTAATGGAACA GGAGCTATAGTGGGTGGATCTGTTGGGCTGGCAGTGATGATTTGGATTTGTCTCAAAGCCCAACTAGCCATCGCAACTGGAGAACTAACATTCGAACTAAAACCCGTAGACACTCGGGGTTGTAGCTATCATTTTATAGCAACAGAACCAATGAGCATGTTGGCGATTAATACCACCGTGCCACCGATCGAATCGACTCCGGC TGAACCTGAGTTTGCACTGTATCACATATCCTACCTCTGGTACACGACGATGGGTGCGCTGATCACGATCGTCATCGCCGTTATCGTGTCGTTTATCGTTGGCCCCAACAAACCGGACGAGATGAATCCCAATCTCTTCTCGCCATTCATACAACGGATCCTGATGAGGCGCAGGATAGCGGCACGCACCCAGCTCGAAATGGCAACCGGTGGCATCAAAGAGATTATCCAATGA